The Apium graveolens cultivar Ventura chromosome 11, ASM990537v1, whole genome shotgun sequence genome has a window encoding:
- the LOC141698495 gene encoding DNA replication licensing factor MCM7 — protein MDSGRADFTRDVEIAKDFLSNFADLDGDAKYIALLQHVANRKTKAIEIDIEDLFNYKDLDEEFVRRVTENTRRYIGIFAEAIDVLMPDPTEAFPDDDHDILMTQRTEEEPDGTEKVDSKQRMPPEIKRFYEVYIKASSKVQPFTIREVKASNIGQLVKIAGIVTRCSDVKPLMQVAVYTCEECGFEIYQEVTARVFMPLFECPSSRCRTNNAKGNLILQLRASKFLKFQEAKMQELAEHVPKGHIPRTMSVHLRGELTRKVAPGDVVELSGIFLPIPYTGFKAMRAGLVADTYLEVMSVSHFKKKYEDYELEGDEEEKIARLAEDGDIYNKLSRSLAPEIYGHEDIKKALLLLLVGAPHRTLKDGMKIRGDLHICLMGDPGVAKSQLLKHIINVAPRGVYTTGKGSSGVGLTAAVQRDPVTSEMVLEGGALVLADMGICAIDEFDKMDDSDRTAIHEVMEQQTVSIAKAGITTSLNARTAVLAAANPAWGRYDMRRTPAENINLPPALLSRFDLMWLILDRADMDTDLELARHVVYVHQNKESPALGFTPLEPSLLRAYISAARKVSPSVPRELEEYIATAYSSIRQEEARSNTPHSYTTIRTLLSILRISAALARLRFSETVAQSDVDEALRLMQMSKFSLYSDDRQKSGLDAISDIYSILRDEAARTNKMDVSYAHALNWISRKGYSEAQLKECLEEYAALNVWQIHPNTFDIRFIDA, from the exons ATGGATTCCGGCCGGGCTGATTTCACTCGAGACGTCG AAATTGCTAAAGATTTTCTTTCAAACTTCGCGGATCTGGATGGCGACGCCAAGTACATTGCTCTCCTT CAACATGTTGCCAATCGTAAGACCAAAGCGATTGAGATTGATATCGAAGACTTATTTAAT TACAAAGATTTGGATGAAGAATTTGTTAGACGAGTCACTGAGAATACCAGAAGGTATATTGGTATTTTTGCGGAAGCTATTGATGTCTTGATGCCAGATCCAACTGAGGCTTTTCCGGATGATGATCATGATATCTTGATGACACAAAGGACGGAGGAGGAGCCTGATGGCACGGAAAAAGTGGATTCTAAACAGAGGATGCCTCCAGAAATCAAACGCTTTTA TGAGGTGTACATTAAAGCTTCTTCAAAGGTGCAACCTTTCACAATCAGGGAGGTGAAAGCTTCAAATATTGGGCAGCTTGTGAAGATAGCTGGTATCGTAACACGTTGTTCAGATGTTAAGCCTTTAATGCAGGTCGCAGTGTATACATGTGAAGAATGTGGTTTTGAAATCTACCAG GAGGTAACTGCTCGGGTCTTTATGCCACTATTTGAGTGTCCTTCCAGTCGATGTCGTACAAACAATGCCAAGGGGAATCTCATCCTCCAACTTAGGGCATCAAAGTTTTTGAAGTTTCAGGAG GCAAAGATGCAGGAGTTGGCTGAGCATGTCCCAAAGGGCCACATCCCAAGAACAATGAGCGTACATCTTAGAGGAGAACTAACACGAAAG GTAGCACCTGGTGATGTTGTCGAGTTATCAGGAATTTTTCTTCCTATACCTTACACTGGGTTTAAAGCAATGCGAGCAGGTTTAGTTGCAGACACATACTTGGAGGTCATGTCTGTctcccatttcaagaagaaatatGAGGA CTATGAACTTGAAGGGGATGAAGAAGAAAAGATTGCACGTCTTGCTGAGGATGGAGATATTTATAATAAGTTATCTCGTTCACTAGCACCTGAAATATACGGGCATGAAGATATCAAAAAGGCTCTTCTTCTACTCTTGGTAGGTGCTCCTCATAGGACGCTGAAAGATGGGATGAAG ATACGAGGAGATCTACATATTTGTTTAATGGGGGATCCTGGTGTTGCAAAAAGTCAGCTTCTTAAGCACATTATCAATGTTGCTCCCAGGGGTGTATATACTACAGGAAAAGGAAGCAGTGGTGTTGGTCTAACAGCTGCTGTTCAGAGAGATCCAGTAACAAGTGAAATGGTCTTGGAAGGGGGAGCGTTG GTGTTAGCAGATATGGGGATCTGTGCCATTGATGAGTTTGACAAGATGGACGATTCTGATCGCACAGCAATACATGAAGTAATGGAGCAGCAGACTGTTAGCATTGCCAAGGCTGGGATTACCACATCCTTAAATGCAAGAACTGCTGTCCTTGCTGCTGCAAATCCTGCCTG GGGAAGATACGACATGCGGAGAACCCCAGCTGAAAATATCAACCTGCCTCCTGCCCTGTTATCGAGGTTTGATCTTATGTGGTTAATCTTAGATCGTGCAGATATGGACACAGATCTTGAATTGGCTAGGCATGTCGTCTACGTCCATCAGAATAAAGAATCTCCTGCTCTTGGATTCACTCCACTTGAACCTTCTCTTCTTCG CGCCTATATCTCAGCTGCGCGAAAAGTATCTCCTTCTGTCCCAAGAGAGCTGGAGGAGTACATAGCTACTGCATATTCCAGCATTAGACAAGAAGAAGCAAGATCTAATACTCCACATTCCTACACAACCATCCGAACACTGCTCAGCATTCTCCGTATTTCCGCT GCACTAGCGCGACTCCGATTTTCTGAGACTGTTGCTCAGAGCGACGTGGATGAAGCACTTCGGTTGATGCAAATGTCAAAATTCTCCTTGTATTCAGATGATCGCCAAAAGTCTGGTTTGGATGCTATTTCTGATATATATTCAATCTTGAGGGATGAAGCTGCTAGGACTAACAAGATGGATGTGAGCTATGCCCATGCACTCAATTGGATATCTAGAAAG GGATATAGTGAAGCTCAACTTAAAGAATGTTTAGAAGAATACGCAGCACTAAATGTTTGGCAGATACATCCAAACACTTTTGATATTAGATTTATTGATGCTTGA